Proteins found in one Vicinamibacteria bacterium genomic segment:
- a CDS encoding class I SAM-dependent methyltransferase, giving the protein MEHWTERVYQTHGRLLYDVEGALFKNEDLTDYEIDMLRKCARRTGGSISPPVLDLACGPGRHAWRLVGERLSVTGVDFSEPLLQIGLSAIHENEHDGSRPRFVRADIRSLPVKGGSFNTAMVLGNSFGYFSDEENLGVLREAHRVLAKGGFLCLEITDREAYLPSLQSFEVERIDSSELGELDSKWWKRWDPRCQRVRTREQHSTRATGTILYEGCYDVRLYGREEMEEMLEQTGFRTVCCLAASPEKLELQEGLGETLGSMAKVLFVGAIK; this is encoded by the coding sequence GTGGAACACTGGACGGAAAGGGTCTACCAGACCCATGGACGGCTTCTCTACGATGTCGAAGGGGCTTTGTTCAAGAACGAGGACCTTACCGACTACGAGATCGACATGCTGCGCAAGTGCGCCCGTCGGACTGGCGGGTCGATTTCCCCGCCGGTGCTCGATCTCGCTTGTGGTCCTGGTCGACACGCCTGGCGTCTCGTCGGAGAACGCCTTTCGGTCACCGGAGTCGATTTCTCCGAGCCTCTGCTCCAGATAGGCCTCTCGGCCATTCACGAGAACGAGCACGACGGTTCCCGGCCTCGTTTCGTCCGTGCCGACATCCGCTCCCTGCCGGTGAAGGGCGGATCTTTCAACACCGCGATGGTTCTCGGGAACAGCTTCGGCTACTTCTCCGACGAAGAGAATCTGGGCGTACTGCGCGAGGCTCATCGCGTACTCGCGAAAGGCGGCTTCCTGTGTCTGGAAATCACGGACAGGGAAGCCTATCTTCCCAGCCTCCAATCATTCGAGGTCGAGCGGATAGATAGTAGCGAGCTCGGAGAGCTCGACAGCAAATGGTGGAAGCGGTGGGACCCTCGTTGCCAGCGCGTACGTACTCGGGAGCAGCATTCCACTCGTGCCACCGGCACGATTCTGTACGAGGGTTGCTACGACGTTCGCCTCTACGGGCGCGAGGAGATGGAGGAGATGCTCGAGCAAACAGGCTTTCGCACCGTGTGCTGCCTGGCGGCGTCTCCGGAGAAGCTCGAGCTGCAGGAGGGGTTGGGGGAGACTCTCGGCTCGATGGCGAAGGTTCTCTTCGTGGGCGCCATCAAGTAG